One Gymnogyps californianus isolate 813 chromosome 11, ASM1813914v2, whole genome shotgun sequence genomic window carries:
- the LOC127020756 gene encoding LOW QUALITY PROTEIN: interferon lambda-3-like (The sequence of the model RefSeq protein was modified relative to this genomic sequence to represent the inferred CDS: inserted 1 base in 1 codon) → MVHLGFTPLLVLVLGASLGAAFPHDALKKSCSLSKYQFLVPHELKAVQKMKEQFEDIMLLSDRKCNTRLFHRKWSTAELSVPDRVMLVEAELDLATAMLGLPASPSFAETRQXPLAFLTQAREDLRGCMATEAPSHQPSGKLRHWLKKLQAAMQTETTGCLEASAILHLFQVLNDLRCAALREQCTWPPLAARLARHGAALTSPKGWPEDQEK, encoded by the exons ATGGTGCACCTCGGCTTCACCCCACTGCTTGTGCTGGTGCTGGGGGCCAGCCTCGGGGCTGCCTTCCCCCACGACGCCCTGAAGAAGAGCTGCAGCCTGTCCAAGTACCAGTTCCTCGTGCCCCACGAGCTGAAGGCGGTGCAGAAGATGAAGGAGCAGTTT GAGGACATCATGCTGCTGTCGGACCGCAAATGCAACACCAGGCTCTTCCATCGGAAATGGAGTACGGCGGAGCTGTCG GTGCCCGACCGAGTGATGCTGGTGGAAGCCGAGCTGGACCTCGCCACCGCCATGCTGGggctccccgccagccccagTTTCGCCGAGACGCGCC CGCCCCTGGCCTTCCTCACCCAAGCCCGGGAGGACCTGCGAGGCTGC ATGGCCACGGAGGCTCCTTCGCATCAGCCGTCcgggaaactgaggcactggCTGAAGAAGCTGCAGGCGGCCATGCAAACA GAGACCACCGGCTGCCTGGAGGCCTCCGCCATCCTCCACCTCTTCCAAGTGCTGAACGACCTGCGGTGCGCGGCCCTGCGGGAGCAATGCACTTGGCCCCCGCTGGCAGCGCGGctggcacggcacggcgcggcGCTCACCAGCCCCAAAGGGTGGCCCGAGGACcaggaaaaatga
- the LOC127020689 gene encoding putative methyltransferase DDB_G0268948, with translation MATQMFEGRRHAAVYQQYRFAPGKELQQTILAYLQEKRANPAELVVDVGCGSGQGTRFLAEHFKKVVGTDISEAQIQEARNAPSMPNISYLVCPAEELPFEDASVDLLTSFTAAHWFDIKKFMREANRVVKPGGCVVIATYTVDMSLRYGNCSEKLTEVFRECWDLLLKYSHSRIKLVLEDYKEIFEALPFPDKKRITDIFDRIPMTVAGVVGYLESASPYQAFMKKDPEAAKSLLQETEKRMLETMAVSSRETPVEFWVRHVCVLGCKGR, from the exons ATGGCCACCCAGATGTTTGAGGGGAGACGGCACGCGGCTGTCTACCAGCAGTACAGGTTTGCGCCAGgcaaagagctgcagcaaaCCATCCTTGCCTACCTGCAGGAAAAG AGGGCAAACCCTGCTGAGCTGGTGGTGGATGTCGGCTGCGGGTCCGGACAAGGCACCCGCTTCCTTGCGGAGCACTTCAAGAAGGTGGTGGGAACGGACATCAGCGAAGCACAGATCCAAGAGGCCAGGAATGCCCCCTCCATGCCCAACATCTCCTACCT TGTGTGCCCTGCGGAGGAGCTGCCATTTGAGGATGCCTCGGTGGACCTCCTGACTTCATTTACGGCCGCGCACTGGTTTGATATCAAGAAGTTCATGAGAGAAGCAAACCGGGTGGTTAAGCCGGGTGGTTGCGTGGTCATCGCCACCTACACCGTGGACATGAGTCTGCGCTATGgaaactgctctgaaaagctgACCGAAGTCTTCAGGGAG TGCTGGgacctgcttttaaaatactctcATAGTAGAATAAAACTCGTCTTGGAAGACTACAAAGAGATCTTTGAGGCCTTGCCGTTTCCAGATAAGAAGAG AATCACTGATATCTTTGACAGAATTCCCATGACGGTTGCTGGTGTGGTTGGTTACTTGGAGTCTGCCTCTCCATATCAAGCCTTTATGAAGAAAGACCCTGAAGCTGCAAAATCCCTCCTCCAAGAGACTGAAAAA AGGATGCTGGAGACGATGGCAGTTTCTTCTCGTGAAACCCCAGTGGAGTTCTGGGTGAGGCACGTCTGTGTGCTGGGGTGCAAGGGACGGTGA